From Nitratidesulfovibrio vulgaris str. Hildenborough, a single genomic window includes:
- the nth gene encoding endonuclease III — protein sequence MPLPSVQQRALQVLDLLRRRYPTPATHLVARNPWELLVATVLAAQCTDERVNKVTPHLFALWPDPAALACATQEALEEVIHSTGFYRNKAKNLLGAARRVTEVHGGEVPRTMDELVQLPGVARKTANVVLWGGFGVNEGIAVDTHVKRIVHRMGLTKETDPVAVERDLMRLYPREAWGDVNHMLVWFGRHVCDARKPLCEQCEMAGICAKVGVGKEDAPAAPRKGRKPGAVAAKSGRSGTRGRKTASTKDAGEDAARAAASAGQAHETGTKPVRGRRGKSGGGDA from the coding sequence ATGCCTTTGCCTTCCGTACAGCAACGCGCGTTGCAGGTGCTCGACCTCTTGCGCAGACGCTACCCGACCCCGGCCACGCATCTTGTGGCCCGCAATCCCTGGGAACTGCTGGTTGCGACCGTGCTTGCAGCCCAGTGCACCGACGAACGTGTGAACAAGGTCACCCCGCACCTGTTCGCCCTGTGGCCCGACCCCGCCGCGCTGGCATGTGCCACGCAGGAGGCGCTTGAGGAGGTCATCCATTCCACGGGGTTCTATCGTAACAAGGCGAAGAACCTGCTGGGGGCGGCCCGGCGTGTCACCGAGGTGCACGGGGGCGAGGTGCCGCGAACCATGGATGAACTGGTGCAGTTGCCCGGTGTGGCACGCAAGACCGCCAATGTCGTGCTCTGGGGGGGCTTCGGCGTCAACGAGGGCATCGCCGTCGACACGCATGTGAAGCGCATCGTGCACCGTATGGGGCTCACGAAGGAGACCGACCCGGTGGCGGTCGAACGTGACCTGATGCGTCTCTACCCGCGCGAAGCGTGGGGTGACGTCAACCACATGCTGGTGTGGTTCGGGCGTCATGTGTGCGACGCACGAAAGCCCTTGTGCGAACAGTGCGAGATGGCTGGTATCTGCGCGAAGGTCGGCGTGGGCAAGGAGGATGCGCCCGCCGCCCCCCGGAAGGGGCGCAAGCCCGGTGCCGTGGCGGCGAAGTCCGGGCGTTCCGGTACCAGGGGGCGCAAGACGGCATCGACGAAGGACGCAGGAGAGGATGCCGCGCGGGCGGCAGCATCCGCCGGGCAGGCGCACGAGACCGGGACGAAGCCGGTGCGCGGGCGTCGCGGCAAGTCCGGTGGAGGCGACGCATGA